One uncultured Gellertiella sp. genomic window carries:
- a CDS encoding Lrp/AsnC family transcriptional regulator has protein sequence MADLDSMDVAILRALQQNGRMSNADLANKIGLSPSACSRRLDHLEKSGVISGYHARLANHALDYKTMVIVHISLSGQFAKTLAEFEAAVKRCPNVLVCYLMSGEYDYILRVAARDLADYERIHRDWLSALPHVVKINSSFALREIIDKPNVGL, from the coding sequence ATGGCAGACCTCGACAGCATGGATGTTGCGATTTTGCGCGCGCTTCAACAAAACGGCCGGATGTCGAATGCCGACCTTGCCAACAAGATCGGCCTCAGCCCGTCCGCCTGCTCGCGCCGCCTCGACCATCTGGAAAAAAGCGGGGTGATCAGCGGCTACCACGCGCGGCTTGCCAATCATGCGCTCGACTACAAGACCATGGTGATCGTGCATATCTCGCTGTCGGGCCAGTTTGCCAAAACGCTGGCCGAGTTCGAGGCCGCCGTGAAACGTTGCCCGAACGTGCTGGTCTGCTATCTGATGTCCGGCGAATATGATTACATCCTGCGCGTCGCCGCCAGGGATCTGGCCGATTACGAGCGCATCCACCGCGACTGGCTGTCGGCGCTGCCGCATGTGGTGAAGATCAATTCAAGCTTTGCGCTCAGGGAGATCATCGACAAGCCGAATGTCGGCTTGTAG